The nucleotide window AACTCAGTCTTTCGGATTCCGATAAGACCCAGCTGCTCGACCAGCTGGGCGTAGCCAACCATCATTTCCAGCAGGTGTACCCCGGCGACCGGCCCGACCGCCAGCCCGTGCACACCGTTTACGGCGGGGCCAACCTGTTCAAGTCGGATACCTGCGTGCGCATGGGCGACACGGCCCTCAATAGCCTGCGCACCTACGCGCCCAACTTCGTGGAGCTGGCCCGCGTGCTGCGCCTGAGTGGGCACGAGCACCTGCCCACCCTGGGCGCCGACGTGGCCGACCTCACCCGGCGCCTCGACGCCATGAGCGAGGCAGACCGCAAAAAGCAGCCCGCCTGGCTGGCGTACTCCGTCTACAACAAGATGCTGCGCAAGCTCCAGACAGAAGCTGTAGAAGACTTCCGCATTGACTTTGAAGATGGCTTCGGCAACCGGCCCCACGACGAGGAGGACGCCACCGCCGTGCAGGCCGCCAGGGAAGTAGCCGTGGGCATGCAGAACGGCACGCTTTCCCCCTTCATTGGCATCCGCATCAAGCCTTTCACCGAGGATTTGAAGGCCCGGGGTGTGCGTACCCTCGACATTTTCCTGAGTACCCTGCTGGCCGAAACCGGCGGCAAGCTGCCCGACAACTTTGTGGTGATGCTGCCCAAAGTGACCATTCCCGAGCAGATGACCACGATGGTGCGCCTGTTTGAGCTGCTGGAAAAAGCCAACCACCTTATCCCCGGCACCCTGCGCATGGAAACGATGGTGGAGGCCACCCAGATTGTGATGGACGAGGAAGGCCGCAACCCACTCATGCGCATCATCCGGGCCAGCGAGGGGCGCTGCGTGGCGGCCCACTTCGGCACCTACGACTACACGGCTTCCTGCGGTATCACGGCCCGGTACCAGACCATGGCCCACCCCGTCTGCGACTTTGCCCACCACATGACCAAAGTAGCGCTGGGCGGCACCGGCATTTTCCTCTCCGACGGGGCTACCAACGTGATGCCCATCGGCCCGCACCGGGGCGAAAACCTGAGCTACGAGCAGCTGCGCGAAAACCGCGAGTCGGTGCACAACGCCTGGCGGCAGGGCTTTGCGCACACCACCCACTCGCTCATCAATGGCCTCTACCAGGGCTGGGATTTGAACCCCGCCCAGCTGCCCATGCGCTACGCGGCCACCTACGCATTCTTCCTCAGCTCCTACGACGACGCCCTGCACCGCCTGCGCACCTTCGTGGAGCGGGCCGCCATCAGCACCCTCACCGGCGACATCTTCGACGACGCCGCTACCGGTCAGGGTTTGCTTAACTTCTTCCTGAAAGCCCAGAACTGCGGCGCCATCACCGAGGAAGAAGTGCTGGCCACCGGCCTCACCCAGGAAGAAATTCAGTCCCGTTCCTTTTTCCGCATCCTCGAAGGCCGCCGGAAGAAGTAGGGTGAGTGGTTGAATGGTTTTCTGGTTGAATGGCTGTCATTGCAAGCGAAGCAATCCGTCCTGGACAACGCACTAAGCCCTGAAAGGTGAAAAGCCCTTTCCCGTTGCGTACAGAAAAGGGCTTTCTGGTAAAAGAACGGGACTGGTTTTGAAAAGGACGGATTGCTTCGCTTTGCTCGCAATGACAGCCATAAAACCATTTACCGCACCTCAAACCCGTCGAAGCCCTGAATCGGGCCGGAAGTAGCTTCTACCTTATCGACGCGGGCCAGCGGTGGGCCCTTATGACACCAGGTTTCCAGCGCGTCCAGCGCCTCGGCGGGGCCTTCCGCTTCGATGGTGACGGTACCATCGGGGTTGTTGCAAGCGTAGCCGCTGAGGCCCAGGCGGCGGGCTTCGTGCTGGGTGCTTTGGCGAAAGAACACGCCCTGCACGCGGCCGTGCACGTGCAGGGTACGGTGGTGGATCTGGCTCATGGGGCGCAAATAAAGGAGGAACCTATGAATGCACCTACTGCCCCTCCTGCAGCCCGGCTCGGCCCTCCTGCGCAACGTCGTGGACTTCCTGTTCGCTGGCGCGAGGCTTCAACAGCTGGGCGCGAGCCTTCCAAGCGCAGGCGCGACCCTCCTAAAGCTATCCGCGAGCCTTCTACACGTCAGCGCGAGTAGCTGAAAGGGTTCCGCGAGCATATGAAACCCGTCCGCGTGCGTATGAAACCCGTTCGCGGGCATTTTCATCCCTTCCGGGCACTCCAACCGGGGCCTGAGAGGCAGATGGGCAGGTGTCTGTAGATGCCGCCAGAACTCGGAACGACGGGCTAGCCTTCCCGCTGGCGCACGGCTTCGAAGGTGAGAATGGCGGTGGCGGTGCTGACGTTGAGCGAGTCGATGGCGCCGCGCATGGGAATGATGATGGTCTGGTCGCAGGCCTGCATCAGCTCGGGGGTCAGGCCATCGGCCTCGGTGCCCATCACCAGGGCCGTGGAGCCGCGAAAGTCGCAAGACGTGTAAGCCACCGCCTGCTCCGTGAGGGCAGCAGCGTAGGTGCGGATGCCACGGAGGCGGCACCAGGAAAGCAGGGCCTCGCGGGTAGTGGCCACGGTGGGCACCGTGA belongs to Hymenobacter sp. J193 and includes:
- a CDS encoding phosphoenolpyruvate kinase, whose translation is MKLSLSDSDKTQLLDQLGVANHHFQQVYPGDRPDRQPVHTVYGGANLFKSDTCVRMGDTALNSLRTYAPNFVELARVLRLSGHEHLPTLGADVADLTRRLDAMSEADRKKQPAWLAYSVYNKMLRKLQTEAVEDFRIDFEDGFGNRPHDEEDATAVQAAREVAVGMQNGTLSPFIGIRIKPFTEDLKARGVRTLDIFLSTLLAETGGKLPDNFVVMLPKVTIPEQMTTMVRLFELLEKANHLIPGTLRMETMVEATQIVMDEEGRNPLMRIIRASEGRCVAAHFGTYDYTASCGITARYQTMAHPVCDFAHHMTKVALGGTGIFLSDGATNVMPIGPHRGENLSYEQLRENRESVHNAWRQGFAHTTHSLINGLYQGWDLNPAQLPMRYAATYAFFLSSYDDALHRLRTFVERAAISTLTGDIFDDAATGQGLLNFFLKAQNCGAITEEEVLATGLTQEEIQSRSFFRILEGRRKK
- a CDS encoding acylphosphatase, translated to MSQIHHRTLHVHGRVQGVFFRQSTQHEARRLGLSGYACNNPDGTVTIEAEGPAEALDALETWCHKGPPLARVDKVEATSGPIQGFDGFEVR